Proteins encoded together in one Quercus lobata isolate SW786 chromosome 3, ValleyOak3.0 Primary Assembly, whole genome shotgun sequence window:
- the LOC115980182 gene encoding uncharacterized protein LOC115980182 — translation MFQSVKWIFVIGNNQLSNLLRHVAKVKLIWQKWNLRSFILFSIVVQIFLVFAAPLRKKTASKTIITIIWAAYLIADWAASFAVGLIFDSEEKYTASGAINNTVSFLVTKNHGIISTLSSKIRDDTGLLLVMWTPFLLLLVGGQDRITSYAVEDNELWLRHLIWLLLQIVTTCFVFYQSFHLNNLWVPTICLLLAGTIKYVERVAALYLASSDSLGISVLREPDPGPNYERLMSAYTHYKGNNLPIKIEYVNDVESETAGEKSSDTVGRLESYDLVQRAHHFAYIYKGLIVNLMFSSREHTESREFFTKRSAEQTLKILEIQLNYFYDLLHTKVLVATSPMGIATRIVSTGLVVASFALFLIIEEKGTFEQTFDVFVTYALFFGVLGLDMVTLLFWFYSDWTVAYLKNFDKKSLRFKIINNLLSPKKVSLLSKIINNKKLKQEEQSKKDSLLIKIINKLKLPFLKKQRQKQPLRIKKLLEKSYFADDSEEAKRISSARGEWILENDDFDYSLISSKLMPYVKNVAYDESLQLWHIATELCYNNTDQHSHQPSGHQPSVHPLDCEYCGANCSKKCRMVVEFWKKDDLHSRMPSGYEQCDAREFSKRLSDYMFYLLYQQQGMVSEVSGISKLRFKDTSSEASRFFSEYKGNDLVGGCKNMLKVNTSVKPVHVKGDRSKSVLFDACMLAKEIEKLSPEIKWKLTSKVWVELLSYAASRSRAKGHIQQLSKGGELYYFCLAFDGTVRLERACFG, via the exons ATGTTTCAAAGCGTGAAATGGATTTTTGTTATT GGAAACAACCAATTATCGAATTTATTAAGGCATGTCGCTAAAGTGAAGCTTATATGGCAGAAATGGAATCTCAGAAGCTTTATTCTCTTTAGCATTGTGGTTcagatttttttggtttttgctgCACCCCTGAGAAAGAAAACGGCAAGCAAAACTATCATCACTATCATCTGGGCAGCTTACCTGATTGCAGACTGGGCTGCTAGCTTTGCAGTTGGACTAATCTTTGACAGTGAAGAGAAATATACTGCCTCTGGTGCCATCAATAATACTGTTAGTTTTCTTGTGACGAAGAACCATGGTATCATTAGTACTCTCAGTTCCAAGATCAGGGATGATACTGGTCTTCTTCTGGTGATGTGGACACCTTTTCTATTGTTACTGGTTGGTGGCCAAGACAGAATAACTTCTTATGCTGTTGAGGATAATGAGTTGTGGCTTAGGCACTTGATTTGGCTCTTGCTCCAGATCGTCACcacttgttttgtgttttatcAATCATTTCATCTAAACAACCTATGGGTCCCCACAATATGTCTCCTCCTTGCTGGAACAATCAAGTATGTGGAGCGAGTAGCTGCATTGTATCTTGCAAGTTCGGATAGTCTTGGAATCTCTGTTCTTAGAGAACCTGACCCGGGGCCTAACTATGAGAGATTGATGAGTGCATACACACACTATAAAGGAAACAATCTTCCTATTAAAATCGAGTATGTCAACGACGTAGAGTCCGAGACTGCAGGTGAAAAAAGTTCAGACACTGTTGGCAGATTGGAATCTTATGATCTGGTGCAGCGTGCTCATCACTTCGCGTATATTTACAAGGGGCTCATAGTCAATCTCATGTTCAGCTCCCGTGAGCATACAGAGAGTCGAGAATTCTTCACTAAAAGAAGTGCAGAACAAACATTGAAAATATTAGAGATCCAGCTCAACTACTTTTATGATCTTCTCCATACCAAGGTGCTGGTGGCAACCTCCCCGATGGGAATAGCAACTCGGATTGTATCCACCGGGTTAGTTGTCGCATCCTTTGCACTTTTCCTCATCATAGAAGAGAAGGGAACTTTTGAGCAGACATTTGATGTCTTTGTGACCTACGCCTTGTTCTTTGGTGTTTTAGGCCTGGATATGGTAACTCTCCTCTTTTGGTTTTACTCTGATTGGACTGTTGCttatcttaaaaattttgacaaaaaatcCCTCCGATTCAAAATCATCAACAACCTCCTCTCTCCCAAGAAAGTTTCCCTCTTATCcaaaatcatcaacaacaagAAGCTAAAGCAGGAGGAGCAATCCAAGAAAGATTCCCTCCTaatcaaaatcatcaacaagttGAAGTTACCCTTTCTCAAGAAGCAAAGGCAGAAGCAACCACtgagaataaaaaaa CTGTTAGAGAAATCTTACTTTGCGGATGATTCGGAAGAAGCCAAGAGAATAAGCTCAGCTAGAGGTGAATGGATTCTTGAGAATGATGACTTCGATTACAGTCTTATCTCAAGTAAGTTAATGCCTTATGTCAAAAATGTTGCTTATGATGAAAGCCTTCAACTGTGGCACATTGCTACTGAACTCTGCTACAACAATACTGATCAACACAGTCACCAGCCTTCCGGTCACCAGCCTTCCGTTCATCCTTTGGATTGTGAATATTGTGGTGCTAATTGCTCCAAAAAGTGCCGCATGGTTGTTGAATTCTGGAAGAAAGATGATCTACACAGCCGCATGCCTTCGGGTTATGAACAATGTGATGCTCGTGAATTCAGCAAGCGCCTCTCAGATTACatgttttatcttttatatCAGCAACAAGGTATGGTGTCCGAAGTGTCAGGAATTTCAAAACTAAGGTTCAAGGACACCAGCTCTGAAGCGTCACGATTCTTTAGCGAATATAAAGGAAACGATCTGGTAGGCGGCTGTAAAAATATGCTTAAGGTGAACACATCTGTCAAACCTGTTCATGTGAAGGGGGATCGATCTAAGTCTGTACTGTTTGATGCATGCATGTTGGCAAAAGAGATTGAAAAATTAAGCCCAGAGATTAAATGGAAGCTAACAAGTAAAGTATGGGTGGAATTGTTGTCATATGCTGCGAGTCGTAGCAGAGCAAAGGGCCATATTCAACAACTAAGTAAAGGTGGTGAGCTTTATTACTTTTGTTTGGCTTTTGATGGCACAGTTAGGCTTGAAAGAGCATGCTTCGGTTGA